The Miscanthus floridulus cultivar M001 chromosome 6, ASM1932011v1, whole genome shotgun sequence genomic interval GATGCGTCCTAAACTCCTAATGACAGGTAATTAGTGGTGATGGGTCCATATGTATTTATGTGCATTAACCGACATGAGTACATGACATCTTTGAATGTTGATGCTCACCGTTCATCTTGGAGACGACGTTGGCGACCCGCTGCCGGCAGTGCGAACACCCCATGTTGGCGCTCATCACCACCACCTGCACCTGCGCGCATTATTCCAGCAATTTCTCTTTATCAGTTTCATGTCCACATCAAGTCATCAACACTGGCATCCACTCTCCATTGACTTATTGGCATCCATCACCACCATATATAACTCATCATGCATCATTAGCATTTGCATTGCTTCTACGTAATGAGTAAGGGTGCATATGATAGGGATCCTTCGTGTTATTTCTTTCTCCAAAAAAAACTTAAATCCCTGGCAAAAACGGCACCCAAGGTATAAGGTATTAAGGCATGGATCATGAGTATGGACCAGCTCGCTAGCCAACCACCGATCCGTTCAGGCGTTCAGTGATAGCACGCGCGTATGGATCGATCAGATCGATGCTTGTTTACAACGCCGGCTGGCCAATGCAAGTTGGGTTAGATAGATAGGCTCGCCTTAGCTGTTGACATTAATCATGAACGGTTAAGTGGTCACAGACTTATATCCTAATTAAAAGCTAGTTAATTAGTAACTAGCTACCTATGCTTCCATCACACCTAACCATTAATCTAACTACCACTAATCAGGACGTACGGCTATAGTTCATTGTATATTTATAAACTATTTGCGAGGAATATACGTACCAGGGGTACCACAGGGGAAGAGAACTATGATATAGTCATATAGGGTACATATATGTTCCTCTCTCAAATACCAAAAGTCACATGGCTGCCACTCTTGAACCCTAATGCAGATTGTACTGCTCCTATAGTCCTGTCAGACAGCCAGCAGTGGTATTATATCTCCTTGTCTCTGCCTCCACGGCACATCATAACAAtcggcttgttcgctggttggtttctggactgataaacccggctggtgctggtttgttgtgagagaaaaacactgctagctggttgataagccctggctgaaaccaacaagtgaacAGGCTAACATATAGTATATGCTAATCTATTGGCTATGCAAGCCACTTGCATTATAGTATGAATACTTGCAGTGTGGCCTGGGCTGGGTCGTCTGGAGTAGTCGCATGCCCGTTGTGATCTTCTCTTGGTCTAGTGATTAGACCAAGACTTTTTCAGATACCATGCAGGGCAAATGCATGTGGTCATCATCCCATGTTGTCGGGATAAAAATTACTGCGAGGATATATATAAGTAGCAGGGCCATGACGCATGTCAGTAATGCATGTACGCAACAACGTCTCTCTAAAGAATcttcagaagaagaagcaggaTGTGGAAAGCGTCAGTGTCGCTGACGCTCTGTTGTTCATTCTACAGTGTAATCTACTACTACAAATCCATCCATCCTGATACTCTGATAGCGATCGAACGAATCATTGTAGTATCTGTTATCGAAATTCCCTTCGTCCAAACGTAAGAAACTTGTGCAGATGCTGGAGATTAAATATATATAATGTTCCGTCAGAGCTATAACTGATGGCCAAATGCTGGACTGAATCAAATGGGAGCACGCATGTGTGTATACTTGCATGCATGGTCAAAATCAAATGGGATAAGAGAATGGATTAACGAGTGAAGGGGATGGTTTACTAAATTTATTAATTCCACATGCATGCGCGTGTACATATCAGGTCAAAGCAAGCGTACTTGTACGTGTTGCTTAGCACATGCCATGTATTTGACGGCATAAACACGCAGGAATACGGACAGACAGATAGCCTACCCCGGAGAAAATGACTCTGAAGCAACCTAGCTCCACGAATAGGATGCGAACATTCCTGCACTGTCACCTAAATTCATTTcttatttcttttttgttttgaaaaAAGGGACAGAAACTTGTCGGTCAAAGCAAAGGCTAATACTCCTACTACTAGTATGTAGTAATCTTCAACGGTAGGAATAAGATGGTAGTGGTTGGTGAGAGTTAAACGAGGAGCATTCATCAGGCATGGCGGCTACAGTTGTTGCCTGCTCATGCCGGGCACGTGATGTATGCTCATGCCTTAGCCTTGTCTACTGCTTATGGTCAGAAGTCAAAAACACTGCGAGAGAGGAGACACCGAAATCGGTGACGGCTTCACCTTTGTCGTGGCCAGACAAGCAGCTCGAGCTCCCAGCAACGGCCAACAGCCGACAGCTCAGCTGTGGCCGAGACGGTACCGGTGCAAGAAACAAGCGGCAGCAATAGCATAGCATAGACCGGCGCAAGAAACAGGCTACAGTTGCTGCATGCGTGCCCGGTGTCTGCTACCAGATTCAGTCATGCTAACAAGTTACTACATGCTACTCTCTCCATTGATTTCCATGTGAACAAGAACAGTAGTGTGTAGATTTTTACAGATTTCTGATTTCCAGGCTGATCAGATCACTTGCTTTTCCATTTCCATGCAGAGCAAGGTTAAGAGATagaaagagagagagacagaCAGTCCCTGCAGTGGAGTTGTTTGGCAGATTGGCACTAACAGTAACAAGGGCAGGGCCTTTCACCTTTACGCTAAAAGCCGGACTGGAGGGCAAAAGCGATCGCAAACGGGGGGTCCCTTTTGAGAATCCAAGGAGATAAACTAGAGCTCTTCTCCCTCGATATACAGTGGGACCACGGACACTGAACgtgtggagatggagatggagactgTCTGTCAAAATGCAGTGAAGGATGGAGTGACTTTACTGTTACTACCATACCACCACGGAAGCCTGAACTGACGGGCTCCAGCTCCATTGAGAAAGATGGACAGGGCTAACGGTTTCTGGAATGGCAAAGGCTAGCATCCTCAACGAAGCAGTAATAACAGAGTGCTTCGGCAGAAAGACGTTGGCTCTAGTTTCAGCTAACAGAGTAATAATCGCAGCTTGGTTTCAAGAACACAACGACAGGTCATTGCAGATTTCTCATTTCTAGGTACTGATCAGCTAGCTAAGACTGATGagacagagagggagagagtgtaccGATGGGAGAGAGAGGTCCTCTGCAAACCTCAGAGTTTGCAGCTTGCTTGGTGTGCTGCTGACGGTTGCGTCCGACGAAGCGCCGAAGCTCCtcttggaggtggaggaggaggactcaCTCCCTCTCTCGTCTTCATCCCCTCCGTGCTCCAGCTCCATGTCCATGGCGGCGCGGCGTGGGCTCTTCTTGAGGCTTGAGCTCCCCCTTTCCTGTCCAACGACAGCACCCAAGGCCTCTCCTTTTTATACTAGCTATTctagaaagagagagaaaggatgTCATGTCACAACAGTTACTTGCCGAGACCACCCACTGAGAAGGTGGATTATTTTAATCACTTGTGAATGAAGTTGGTGTAGGATGAATGGAAGGTGAACTCCAGCAATCATGCTTATTTGCTGATGGATCTCCTTTCCAAAGACCCACTCAGTCCATCCCAATGTGTCAAGGTCATTCACTTTCATAGTTTCATTGGATGACTAGGATTATATGTATATATGATGTCACTTGTCTTGGAGGCTAGTGCCAATTTCCAACTGAAGGTGGCCCCACCTTGTATTGGATTCCTCCCTCCTCTTTGTTTTCACTGTGACCATTGTTACAGTAACAGATTAGGAAATCACCACATCAGAGAGGTTACTTGCAGtgcaaaaagtaaaaaaaaagaaaggccTACAAAGTCTAAGATGGTGAAATGTAACATTGGAACAACAAAATAGGTTTCAGTTAGAAATTTCGGATCTTTTACCCTTTCTGCAAGAAAATGCTCCTGCAGCTCTGCATATTTCACcagtatatatacacacacggaAAAAAAAAGGTTCCAGTTCCTGACACCTTATATAGCGTGATGGTTTTATAATGTACTAGGTAGAGTTGATATTGAAAATAAAGGAACAGAGCAACAGCAGTTGCAGTGATATAAAAAGGAGAATAGTGCTCTTTAGGTACACCTAAATAGTATATACTATAGTGCCTCATCCTTCAAATTTACAACATAAAGGCCAGGATAAGAGACACCATGCTACTGTTCTTTAAATGGTAGGCAAAGAGGAACCATCAACCTCCCAAACCCAAGAAGGCCAGAATTAAAGCAAAAACCTAAGATCATAGCTGGCATGCATTCCGTGTTCACCAATACTGAAAGCACGATGGAGTTAGAACCGAGAAGGGGGGATTCAGACATATAAAAACCACTGAAATTCCATATTCATCGCTCAATGCAACTCAGCAGAAACTTTATTCAAGAAACGTGAAAGGAAACTGAAAATCAAATGGCCTTGAATCTCCAAAGACAAGGATGACAAAAACTGAACCCCGACGATGTCAAACATCAGACAGACATACACCCTGATTGGATAAGCAGCTATCATTTTCTTGATGTACTTGCACCCATTTTTAAGGGCACACCGACACACTACCTAAAAACTTTGAAAACTGTTAGCACCTAGTAGATTGTTAAAAACATACACAGCAAATCACCATAAATAGCTGAAGGCCCAGAGTACCCAAATGGAAATTCAGACAATGCTGCAAATTCCATGTAAAAAAAGGGGGGCATGCCTCTGCCCACCTAGCACCCACTACCCTTCATAGGCACGCTACTGACCAAGATTGCATTTTCAGGTTCCAACGTCAGCAAGGACAATAACTTCCACTTCGAGCATTACTAGCAACGTGTAATTTACAGAGTAATATGCGACTCTCAGCATAATTTAGGTGTGATGTTGACATCTGGATGGTATTCGAAATAATCTCCAGTGTTGCATGTGAATACCACAGAATGCTTCAAGTCTCTTGCTCAAACATGAATTTATCTGTGTCTGTCATTCTCAAGTTTCTTATATCCACTTGGGAGGCAGGAAACTTCGTATTTGAATGCCAAAACACTTAAAAACAGTTGCACTTGAGCACAAGAAAAACACATAGACTGCTCGCTCAACAAGCAATCAGCTGGTGAGGTCTTGTCTGAAAAAAATGGGGAAAATAGTAAGTTAAATCAGCAGAAGCATTTAAAGTTATAGGAAACTAGTTGCGTACTACATTTGACAATAGTATACAAGTGCAGACCAAAAAAGTCAGATTGAAAAAGGGTACATTAATACCAAGGTATCGTCTAATTTTATTCTAAGCAGCCTACATCATATGAAAGGACCACAAAATACGCTACTTATTCCTGCCTAACATTTCCTTTGAATGGGGCAATTACAAGGCTGGAACCAAGGAAAAAGATATCCAGCACGCAATAATTGAACGAAATTCTGTAAATTTATCACAATTCAATTTTTGTACTGGAACTGTAAATTTCACAGTGCTGACATATGCATGAGTTAAAGAGTATTTAGTGTATCCACAAAGTCAGTTAAACTTGATTGATAATGTGCTGATATGGACCTCCAAACAGCTTAAGAGGGTGACTACAGAAGACATCATCCTCTTGTTTCATGGACCTTCAAACAGCTTAAGAGGGTAACTACAGAATAACAATTCTTTTTTTCTAAATCATCTCAATAGAATTATCTAGCAGTGACAAGCGACAACGATATTTTGGGCAACCTGTCACAAGGAACACTGAAACACATCATTGGTTGACGATTATGTGTTTCCTTTCTTCAACAGTACTGCAGTGTCGGCAGATCCAATAAAGAGATATTTTCCTTTACATTAATGTTCCGTTACACAAAATATTAATCAGGAATGAAGTTGGTGATTGCATACAGTGCTCATCATGAAGCAACTAAATGAACAGAAAAGGCTGACACAACAGATAATCCCAACTGGGGATCCTGTAGCAGCACCAATTGGCAGTTGATGCCAGTGGTAAAAACAATGCTACAGTAACCTTAATTTAAGTCACATTACTTTCTCGTTTTGTATTGTGGCTCATTATTTCATGGTAAAAGAATTCATTTCCAAATTTTAACACCTGACAGACCTGATCTGCAATTGGTAAAACATGGAAATTTTGAAGAGTTGGTCAAACAGTTATCTTCACAAATGAGACAGTAAGGACAAGATAATTACTGGAGACAAGTAGAACAATTTAAAATGGAGCAATAGAGAAGGGTGGAGTCATTAGTTCATTACAATTGGACTATTGGTTACTTCTGCTACTATACATGTGTTAATGTATGATCCTTGTAGGAAGGGCACTTGGTTCCAGATGCCATGACCCTTTTGGTATATCATGATCTTTGATATCAACAATCACAAAAGCAGGAACACGATGGGAAAAGCTGAGCATTTCAGACCTTGGAATCCACCTTGTCAAATGGAAATCTTCCATTACTACCCTATGAAAAATGGTAAAGCAACTTTTTACCCGAGCCAAGCTGCACACATTTACTCCATTTTCATCAGAGTAGTCTGAGAGGATCTCAACCATGCGAGGTTCACATTTGTCAATGTCAGTGCTATTCAAGGTGATCTTCCAATTTTTTAGCATTGCCCATATTTCCCCTTTTTGGGGGAAAATTCGGTAAAAAGACCTTTTTGCACTCCAGTCACACTCTACAGGGTGTGAGAATTCCCAGATATCCTTGTAAGTAGTTTCAGTACCAGCGCGAAATACCCCAGAAGCAACTGGTAGACCATCTTCAACCCACTGTATCTCTTCATTAAGCATAGGGTGAGGTTCCAACTTCAAAACAAAAACTGAAGTATATGAAACCACATGGATAATCCTGACATAAGACCTAGGCATCCTGTCCTGAGAATCAAACACAGCCCATATTTGACCCTCTAGAAAATCCTTGGGGGACCACTTGGTATTGTAGCTCATCATGGCTTGCATTGGGGAACCTGCTTCCATTTTGCTTGTTGATGAAGGATTTGAGAATTTTGCAACAGTAGTTTCAGGGAAGCCATTTGTGTCATCAGAAACACACGCTGATGTATTTTCTTGGTGAATATTTTCTGGTACCGCGGAATGTTCCAGCTCGAACATAGTTCCGGCCTCAGGAGTAAATCTGAAAGAAGGGATCCTGTGAGAGAACATGATCAGATTGTCCCTGTGTATGTGTAACAAGTGCTCTGTTCCACTCTTGAATTGCCTCTGGAAAACACTTCCATTCCCATCTACCTTTACCAAACGTGCAACAGTGCATCCTGATTCACTAGAATAACTGGTAAGAATTTCAACAATAGAGAAGGCACTATTCTTCCACATCCTAGGATCAGTGTACCACCCAATATCCCAATTACTATAAATGGCCCATACCTCACCTTCGTGGGGATGCACTTCAAGATGTTGATTCAGGTTGTCGCTGAAAATTTGGTGACAGAACATAGTTGAACATGTTAATGAGATACAGTGTTCTTCTGCAATGAAAGTTCCACAAATCAATGGCAAGCCTGCATGGGACCATTTCTTCTCTTCAGGAGTTTGCGGACAGGGCTTGAACCATGAGACATATAACTGCATCTTATCCGTCAGTACTTTAACAATCAGTGCATATCTACGAGGAAACCTCTCCCAGTCATATGCTGCCCAAACCTGGCCAGCAGCAAAATTCTCGATCGCTCTATCTTCCTCAAAGTTATGGTATTCATACTGCTTACTACTGCAGAGCTCATCTTCTTTAACGCCAGATGGATCATCAAAGCAGGCATCCAAATCTTCTTCCATAGCAGGTGATGGATCATCAAAGCAGGCATTCCAATCTTCCTGTGAGGGCGACATGCAATAAACATCCTTTTCACAGACACTCTTTTGCCTCTTGTCAACATGAGTGCCGTCAGGTGACTGCAACTCGCTGTCATCACCAAGAAAGCAAGGATCCATCCTCTTAGTCCCGGAAGAACTTGCCACATTTGAAAGAAGGGGATCCCTTCCATCAAAGCATGGCCTGTCCGCGGCGCGGTTGATATGTGAGGCTGCATTGCTAGTACCATCTGCCGCCCTAATCTCCTTTGTGTGGAGACTGTTCACCCTGTCAGTACGGACGAGTGTACCACCGTGCGCTGGCGCATCAACAACACCAGACCGGACGAACCGACTGAAAACGTTGCTTGAATCGAACCCCTCTCGCTTCTCGGGATCAGATAGCACCGTGTACGCCTCGTCCACGAGCTTGAGGGCCAATTCGGCGCCGGGCAGAGCCCCCATGGCCGGCTCCACCTGGGCCACGATGCTCTTGTACCGCGCCTCGATCCTGGCCGCGTCATCCCCGGGAAGCACCTGGAGGACCCTGTACCAGTCCACACACCCACGGCCGCCGGCCGCGCTGCCGGCGGCGCAGCAGAGGACCTCGAGCACCGGGAGCATTTCCAGGGCGCCCTCCAGCCTGGGGTTCGTCTGCAGCGTCCGCAGCAGCAGCGCCCTCGCGCCCGCGTAGTCCTGGGCCCGCATCCTCGCCGTGATCGCGTCCCGCTGCGCCTCCTCCGCCTCCCCGTCCTCCATCCTGCGACGGAACCACCGTCAGAGCCAAGCATTGCGCCGCGGATTCCAACTGTAATTTAACCGAACTCATCGCGCCAGAGCCTAGCCTACGCGTTCGATCAGACGGGAATGGGCCTTCAATGGGGAATGGGGAACGGGGATTGGGTCCTTACCGAACCGATCGATCCTGCTCCACGAGGCCGCAGCGCCGAGGGGTGGGTGCGGATGGAATTAGGCGAGGAAGCCCTAAACCCTAGCACAGCAGCCAGCCATGGATTATCTCACCGGATGGACCGATCGGATCGATCTGGGTGTTGCTAGTACTCGTAATTTGTTTGCTATCCTGCCAGTGTAGAAGAAACCGAGGCTTTCCAGTTCTACGATACTGAGCTATGCAAATAAAACTGGGCCTCGAAGGAGTCGTAACGAACAGCATGGGCACGGCCCATATTGTTTACTCTGTCCTCTTTGTGGCCTGGCCCGCTACTAATATGGGTCGACATGCGATCTCACTTAACGACGGCCCATCTGGGAAGAGGTCCTCACATGGGCTGACCGTCTCGCCGTCGCCTCCGCGGCACGTGGGGGGGTGCAGCGAGgtccccacacgtcagtgaggaTCACGTCGCGGCGACCGAAAAGAGGGGCCGAACACAAGCGGCGGGAAAAAGGAAAAAGGAGCCTCAAAGTACGGGCCCCAGTATAATGACGTCCCATGCTTTTTACTGCAAACCTCTGTCGAAAACAAACACAGTTCTCGCTTTCCGGAGAACATTTCAGTTTTGATCAAATACATAAAAATCATTAACATTTATATATCTAAGAAATATTAATAAATATTTACTCCACTTCCGAATTCGAAGACTTTCTGatatttctagatacattattttaCTATATaagtagacatagtgtatatttaactgtatagcaaaattttatattaaaaaagtcaaagcgtCTTATAATTTTAAATCCTCGAATGCAGTCGCCTGATAATTTGTAAATTCATCAGTCATCTGTCTGAGAGACTGCATGCTGGAGGATTTAACTCCTCTGCCTGTGAGAGAGACCGGGCCGGTAGTGGGGGCGTGGTCTGCGACTGTGAGACTGGGCGGCGATGCTGCATGCTGGGCAGAGGTAGAGCACCGGGATGCATGCTTGGCAGCGATGCGCTGCGGAGAGACGGGCGGGAGCGACGCAACGACTGAGAAGGTGACTGATGGATAATCTTTCCATCAGTCACCTACTGAGGGAATAAATCCTAATTTTAAATGGAGAAATTATAAGTTTATAGTAAACTTAATTGGAGATATAAGACTTGTTCATTGTTCTGTGAGAAATATCGGTTGCCAGACAATAAATTTAATACTTTttcaaatttagaaaaaaaatatcctATAATTATTTTTTTTCTCCCAGTGGAAAGCAGCAGCCAAAGGACCCCAAATAAAGTTGTTTCGCTCGTCCGGTTCCGGAGCAGTAATCCATTTGCAGGAGGAGGAATGCAAGATTACCATTATCAAACAGTGTGACGAGATCCCATTCGGCCGAGTTAAATTCATGTTGGGTGAGAGAGTTAGATAAAGCGGTAAAAAAAGAGTCGTTATAGGATCAATGGCATCACTTGGGCGTACTactgagcgcgtgtttagttcccatcTAAATTCCcaaaaaagtactacagtagacatctcatcgaatcttacgatacatatatggagcattaaatgtagacgaaaaaaaaactaattgcacagtttagttgaaaattacgaaaagaacgttttgagcctacttagtctatgattgaacactaattaccaaataaaaacgaaaatgctaccgtagcccaaattcccaaattcagggaactaaacacgccctgaATTGCTGTGTATTTTGACCGGTGTTTTACACGGCGAGTGATATTACCGAACCCGGAGTGCTACTGCTGCCGGTACCAGAGCACTAGTACGGAGTAACTACTGTACTGTGTTCCAGGTGAAAAGAAAAAAATTTAGAAATGTTATACAACAATTTGTGTTTAAAAAAAAACACATAAATTTTTAGTCACCGGATGAttgccaaccgaacaggctatcACATCGCTCTGTAATTTgatctttcatagaaaaaatttaTTTTCTATTATATGTGACTTGTGATCCGTGAATCTGTAATTTTATGATTGTCTAAAAATAGAAGAAAGCTAGAggtagaaaaaaaaaatagagacAGTTGGATCTTAATTTTATGGTAAAAAAATTTATATGTTGAAATAGTATAAAACACATGATTGTATAGTCTAAGACTCAAAATTTTACTCCTACCACTGCTGCTACCAGCAGCGGCAGTACTGTGGGGAGAAGCGAGAGTAATCACTTTGAGGAAGGACACATTAAAGAAGAGATTCGAGACAGTGTGGGCAATTGCTGTGCACGGGCATCAAAGCATCTCTGCTCCGTCTCGggctcctctctctctcactccgcTACGGACACGTATAAATGTTTATGCAGCTTGAGACACGGCGGCAACATATGAAGTCCGCTTTTTTAGCCCAACATGAGCACGGTCCAGCctgatgacatgtgggtccaggctGGCCCGCCCCGAGGGGGCAGGTCGTGCATGGGCCACTGCTCAGGCTCGTGGGCTGGCACGACACAGCTCGCCCTTCGCCGGTCGGCCCGGCCTAACCCTCCCCCTCCTGGGCCTCCTCACTCCTTCCTCCCCCCCACGGCCCAGTGCGACCCACcgcccaccatccccacctccgcCCTCGGCCCGGCTAACCAACCCTAACACCCCATCGCCTCCACGTCCGCACAGCCTGGTGCCGGCTAACCCTAACACGCCCTCCCGAGACGCATGGGCAGCCGCGCAGCCGCAACCCCTCGCCCCTCGCTCCCTCCCCGAGTCGTCGGCCTCCACTCCTCCCCCCGCCTCCCAGCGCTCTCATCCTCGGCCGTCGCCGAAGCTCAAGGCCGGCTGGGTCTCCCCCCTTGGCCcttctcctccctcctctctctctccgaaTCCGTCACCAGCCATGCCCGAATCCGTTGTCCCCTTAGCCAGATCCAGCCTGTCGGCACGCAGATCTGTGGTGCCATGGCGggaggcggctacggcggcgcggTGGCGGGGCTGTGGTGCAACGGCAGCGCGGCGACGGCGCGGGAGCCACGCGGGCTACTCCGGTGGCCCTACTGCGTCGTCCGTGGCCTAGCTGCTCCGGTGGCCGTAGCTCATGGAGCTGCGGGCAGCATCGAGGTCGGTGCCACGCGGGACGCCCCTCCCTCCCCTCGGCCCTCGCGCACGGGCGCCGATGCTGCGCCCCCACGCACGCGGACGCCCCCTCCTCGCCTCCACTCTGGCGGCTCGCGCTTCCTCCCTTTCCCCTCTCTCTGGCTGATGGCGCTTCATCGTGGGCCCAGGCTAGCCCGGCACACTGGACTGATCGTGCTTCTCGGGGCGGGCCGGGCCGATAAACGGcctagcaggccgtgcctgggccgtaggTCAGGCACGGTGCTCGCCTCGACACGGCCCGGTAGGCAcgacgtgccgtgccggcccaaaCCCCATCGGACCGTGCCAGCCCGTTGAACATCTATACGGCCACGTGCCCCGGGCCCCGCGGGTGAGGGGTAGAAACGGGAGAGAGAAAGAGTCCAAGTTCCAAGCCATCCAGTCGCGCGCGCGCCGGGGAGCGGGGACGGGGGGAGGAGGAGAATGTCTGGCTGGTCCGGTCCGGTCGCACGGCATGGTGGTGGGCG includes:
- the LOC136461308 gene encoding uncharacterized protein, which gives rise to MDMELEHGGDEDERGSESSSSTSKRSFGASSDATVSSTPSKLQTLRFAEDLSLPSVQVVVMSANMGCSHCRQRVANVVSKMNGLLDYMVDFGKKEVTVRGKVVHTKKKKKHRKALLGAAGWDDASSSPGGLARTLSWFLGCYGS
- the LOC136457064 gene encoding uncharacterized protein, producing MEDGEAEEAQRDAITARMRAQDYAGARALLLRTLQTNPRLEGALEMLPVLEVLCCAAGSAAGGRGCVDWYRVLQVLPGDDAARIEARYKSIVAQVEPAMGALPGAELALKLVDEAYTVLSDPEKREGFDSSNVFSRFVRSGVVDAPAHGGTLVRTDRVNSLHTKEIRAADGTSNAASHINRAADRPCFDGRDPLLSNVASSSGTKRMDPCFLGDDSELQSPDGTHVDKRQKSVCEKDVYCMSPSQEDWNACFDDPSPAMEEDLDACFDDPSGVKEDELCSSKQYEYHNFEEDRAIENFAAGQVWAAYDWERFPRRYALIVKVLTDKMQLYVSWFKPCPQTPEEKKWSHAGLPLICGTFIAEEHCISLTCSTMFCHQIFSDNLNQHLEVHPHEGEVWAIYSNWDIGWYTDPRMWKNSAFSIVEILTSYSSESGCTVARLVKVDGNGSVFQRQFKSGTEHLLHIHRDNLIMFSHRIPSFRFTPEAGTMFELEHSAVPENIHQENTSACVSDDTNGFPETTVAKFSNPSSTSKMEAGSPMQAMMSYNTKWSPKDFLEGQIWAVFDSQDRMPRSYVRIIHVVSYTSVFVLKLEPHPMLNEEIQWVEDGLPVASGVFRAGTETTYKDIWEFSHPVECDWSAKRSFYRIFPQKGEIWAMLKNWKITLNSTDIDKCEPRMVEILSDYSDENGVNVCSLARVKSCFTIFHRVVMEDFHLTRWIPRSEMLSFSHRVPAFVIVDIKDHDIPKGSWHLEPSALPTRIIH